The sequence below is a genomic window from Cicer arietinum cultivar CDC Frontier isolate Library 1 chromosome 6, Cicar.CDCFrontier_v2.0, whole genome shotgun sequence.
AAACCAAACATAGGCCTCAGGATTTGGAAAGGCCACAGTGTATGCGAAACAATGTCTCCATCTTTCCAGAGTTTATTCTACAAGAAAATTTGAAGGAGCAATTAGTGATGATGATCATCGTGTCCATAAGGTGATCCACCAGGTCCTACCACTTCGAGCTGTTCCGAAAATAAGGAGAGTTTATAGTTAGCATCATTTTGTAAATAGCCAGTTGATTAATATCAAATAATGTTCGAAATAatttatcagaattcaattAAAGTTTGTACTGTCATAATTCATTCATGAAAAAGCTGGGCATATACAAAAGTTTAAACAAACCTATGCACTCTCACTGTCATAATTCGTTTGCAGCCATTTCAATAAAAACTtgcaacaaaatatttaaacgtAGGCATACACTGTATGGTGTTTCCAAACCAGCCACCAGTTCCCAGATGCATTCAAGCATTGATGAGCAAAAACAATTAAACTCAACTTCTGGTAGTTTTGAACTACTCTATAGGATGTAATTGATGATTTGGGAACTTGTTGAACAGTttggaaataaaatataatgatttgGTCCAAGATAATCTTTGCTGTTTGACTTTTCATTGTTTTCATGAGGTTGAAACACAGATTCAAGAGAACTTAAACCAATATATGTGCTCTGAATAGTGACTGAGGTAAAACATTGTTTGAAAGGCTCTAACTTCCACATTAACTAATTAAACATGCcttgaaaaattagaaattatcCTACAGAAAACATTTAAACTAACCATATAATCATACTTAATTCTAATCAGGGCATCAAGATCAACATTTGGAAACATTTAAAGCCAAAGGAAGAAAAAACATCATATAGAAGCTGTATTCTGTGAGACCAATACCAAGCAAAAGTCCTTGACAACTAGTGTGTGCACATGCAAGCACAAAGTATGAAATTTTCAGTTACCTACATGCATATCTTGGCTTTCAACTCCACACCTTAGTAACAGTACAAGATATACTAAATGattctaaaatataaactaaactTACCAAAAAATACTGGAATAACAGTAAAGACTTACTAAATCCCATTATCAACTTACCACAAAATACTGTGCACACACGGGACATTCGTGAGGTTTATCTTTCTCCAGCCAAAACCAGACAACATCGTGCTCATCCTCTGCAATCAAAACAAGTTGTTCACCTCCACAACACCATAACCAAAATTCTACCGTTTTTCATCACCTCCAGAAGAAATTTGTACGCAAGAAGCCAAGAATACATTAAGAGAAACAAAGAATACTCTGGAACTCACCGCCTTCACCACCTGGGCATCCAACTATCCTTTTACCATAGTAAGATTTAACAACAGCAGGTTCGTCCTATGAatcaaaacaaacaattaaagtAGATACATGAAACATATTCAAAACCATTATCTACTAATATTACGGCAATGTAAATCTGAATGAACCAtttggagagagagagagaaacatAAATACTACGATAAGAATATAGCTCTTTTCGACAAgtgaaaaacaaaaatggaaaaTGTTAAGAAGCAAAGGTATGCTATTTTGGTAAGGTAGACAATTAAGTTTAGACAATCTCAAAGCCAATGACACGGCATAAAGGCATTGGATCCTTCTTGTGAGAGGCAGGTGCCCCATGGTTGGTTTTCCAGCCTAATGCTTATTCTTGATATTTCACAACCACACATGGTGAGTTAATAAATGACAGTTTGACGCATAGACTGACAATTTACCACCATTACCATATAAAAATCGTCAAGCTGTGTTACATTTTGTAGGGACAACTTTACGTTGGCTGGGAATTGCTTCTTAGGAGGATCATAATGTTATCCCTAATTCAAAACTGATGTACATATGTATTTATCACAGTATCATTTCATTTCCCTTATTAACTTACATTTTGTTGGATACTTAGGTTCCATCAATTCAAGCAAGCAAATCAGCAACTGTGTTAGTGACTCAACAGTTAACGGTTGTTCAAAAGTAGCTAACTGAATTTAGGAAGAATCATTGGactcaaaatataaatgatgAAATACACGCATCATTGCTTTTAGGCTTCCTAGCTGCTATTTAGTATGCTGgagcatatatatataataaaacataaataggcatatttatcttataaatacgttaacattttgaaatttcaatttAGGGAGGACCAATACCTCAATGCAGGAAAATTACATGGACCAACTTTTAATGGACAATTGCGATCAAAACCTCACCAATAGAAACTACAGGAGCTAAAATCCAGACAagtgaaaaataaagaaaccaCTAATTTAAGGGTAAGAACCAAAACCCAGATGACTGAAATTAAAGGGACAAATATTGCAAGAAAAATAATGGAGACTAAAAATAAAGGGACAAATAATGTAGAAACTAAAATCTTGTGAAAACCAAGGATTATCATCTAGtgaacaaaattgtttatatcaGTAGCTTTTGAAGGTACTGGCCTCCAATATGTATGCTGCACTTTAAGCAGCAGAAACATAGAAGTAACTGTCATTAATGTAACTGTTGTTGTGTTGTTTTCTAACTGCCATGTAACTTCTAAATATAGAGAATAGGAAGGGAAGAGATGGGAGGGGTTTTGTTTGGTTAAGGGTGGGTTAGGAGAGACTAAACTCTCTAATTCCTAGAAGTTGTTAAAGTTATTGACAGTTATCATATTTGAATTGTAACAATTTGTATATCTTCCTCCACTAATAAACAAATCTGCTTACTCCATAATACAGTTCTATTCATCATATGTTGCCTTGTAATTATATCCCGAACATATATACCAGATTTATCAAAACACTCTCTCTGTCTTTAACACTCGAGACTTCCATCCATCAGTTCACAACATCTTAACATTTTCAGATAAGTAGCTTCAAATGCCAGCAGCAATTACAACCATCTCACTCTAGTTACATAGAAAATAAGATATTAACCAGGAATTATTACAGGAAAAAACACATTACAAGTTTTCCTTactttcaaaagaaaaaataaatctacTATTGCATATGGACAAAACCAGAACAGGAGATgcgataaaaataaaagagtgcTACCAACACTCTCTTCATTACTATTGACTGAAATTTACGTGGGTTCCATGAATTTATGTGGAACccacaaaaatttaaacaaataatagaAATAGTGTTGAAAAGAAAGTGTCAAAAGAGTATTGGTAGCACTTCTCATTGTTCTCGAAATAATATAAAGAACATCGTTGATTCaatcaaaaatgcatttaaagaaaaatagttcTAAGGAAGGATTGGAAAGGAAGGAGGAAGGAAAAGAGAGGATAGTCCCCCAATTTGAATGGAGGGtttatttatctcatattaCAAAATCCTCCATATCTCTGTTTGAGAGTTTGGAAGGGAGGCTATAAAATGCTTCTAAAAATAAACTAAGATTGATTGAATGAAATGTTATATgatcatataatattattcttttgatttttctaaaatctcatatatatatatatatacacaccaAAATATCAACTAATCGCTCCCTTAAAAAAACTCCAAACCCCTCCATCCAAACATATCGTTCGTTTTCCTCTGAAAGAACATAAAAGAAATTACACATTACCATAATTAAAAGTTGAAAAGATAAGAAATAACACTAACCTTAGTGCCGAAAGGACCTTCAGGATGGTCAATTTCAAGAATATCCCTACCCTAACAAAAACAAACAGacatgtcaaaaataaaaacaaaaacaaaattcaaatgcAAAAAGCAGTGTATTTATGTAGCACGAAACTTCAGATTAAAGTCGTGTCTGGTGTCTGGTGTCTGCCATCAACATAACAGTGACACAATTGATTACATTCAGACTGTTTAGATAAACAACTTAAATCAAACACTTTATAGTATAAATGTTTATCAAATACGTGTTATATAAcctatttctataaaataaaataaagtcaaactatttttatataaacaacaagatgttttcataaactatccaagataacttatgaaaataaattgaaaacaatttatagaCATATAAGCTCTCCCAAACAATTTAACAAATGTTCATGCTAGTAGATAAACAATAATAAGTCAATCAAACAAACCCtcaatcacttttattttctcaaaaggGGATATAAGGTTGACACTTGACTCGATGGCTGAGGTGGGAGAGTTAAGGAGTGGACTGATAAAAGAGGTTAGGGTTTGATCCCCACCCTCAGcatattatttcaaaaacattggttgtgacaaaaaaaaaaaaacttctattttctcaaattattattttctcaaaatattatcgGTATCAATGTACATGTCAATACTTCATAAGCTCTATCTAACTATACAACAAAGTTCTCAACCTATAAAAAGAACAACACTTCAATGAAGAGGTATTTCTTCACTATTGAATTACAAGCTTCCTAAGAACACACaataagttaaattatttttataggggaaaaaaaaaagaaaaagagaattcTCAAATTTTGCCCTAGAAAGCattaagagagagagagagacctCAAGTTGAGCCTGAATCTCCTCGCGCTCGTGACCAGTAGCAATTGGCACTACATCCTCAACCTTCTTTTTGATAGCACTACTGTCATCTGCAAAAAGAAAGGAAGCACAGTGTGAaacaataataatcaaaattaagaAACAGCCATTGAGAAACGAAgtgtagagagagagagagtaccGGATTGAGTAGAGAAACGGAGGGAGTGTAAAGAAACAGCGACGGCGGGAGAAGGAGATcggagagaagaagaagaagaagttgttAGGGTTTTGAGTAATTGTGAAGAGATAAGTCTCCGCAACatgattgattgattgattgtGATCTCAGGTAACGCCCCTTTCAACTTCTCTTTTTCTCtattgtgattgtgatgatgATAATTAAATAGAAGAACACTGAACTCTGAAGACAATGGAAAATGGAAAACTGGAGTTGTCTGTTTGGAACTATCGGTGGTGGCGACAACGGGATTGACTTTCACACGTGCCACTCAATTACCTCAATGCCAGACCGCTATTTGCCGCTCAAAAACTCACCACTATTTGCCtctctttttatataaaataaaaataaaattagtttaaaatttaaatacaatgTCACTCTAAAGAAAAATTACTCTCCAATCAATCACATCTATTAAAAccataacaatatttaatttttataataattattgtcaaaattatatataattgattatgatgtatcaattatttaaaatatttaattgtatgaaaattaaatagaaaataataatggtCATTctttaacataataataatattttttttagacaaaagtataataacaattaatattaataatatagacAAACACTAACTATTGCTCTAAGTAGGGATGGACAACGAATGATTTTGGGCAGTTCTTGATCGAAAGTTGCCAACTGAAATAAAAGTGATGAGTATAAAATGCAGCCCATTTTCGTCCATTTTTAGTGTCGTTTCAGCGGAGCGCGGTTTGGTCAGGTGATAGTTTCGATAGATCGGTTGATACGGTTTGTACTCTTTTTATAGTAGTCAATTTTGACCTTTTTCTTATCTGATGCGACGATCTCTATAGTCAATGGTTGCTCTACAATCAAGTGTACAAGAAGGAAGAAGACAAGATGTGATTATTGAATATTTGGtagtattatttttcttttaaaaagtaagtatttttataaattaaaacaacataTAGTCTTcacctaatatatatataaacttctaatatatcttcatcttctttattATAAGTTATTCTATTTGGACAATTACTGTTACTAGCGGTGAGTTTTTTAGCACCCGAATCTACCCAATTGAACTCCCACAGAATCATTTTTCACTTTAAACAAAGTAACAACCCGTTTCTATTCATCTAAATAATTGTCTTCGTCGTTTTATGCCGTTTTCAGGTGGTGGCGAAATCTTGTCCACCCCTAGCTCTAAGAACACTTACACTTTTCTCACCTATTTTGGATCTTTAAATGAACGTGgctcaattttttatattacttcACACttctcaattaattaaacaaatatattttttaaatattcatataGTATGCATCTAATAATGTGTTTTTGGTAGTAGTGAACATGCATCACATATATGCTAAAATGTATGCTTTAGGCCATATCTATGagatatgtattatttatttttctttgtttaagaCCACTACTTAGATGATTCTACTTGGCGCTACCACTCGACCCCCCACATGTACCTTTCATCGTCTCAAAGATATATAAAAAgactattttatcttatttttttattatatataaaagttttaaaaaaatcattattcacGCACACTTTGAAACGTTGGCAAAATTTCTacattttttaaactttcaaaacttttaaaacaaataaataagtttgtttcaattttttaaaactttcaaataatacatactttcaaaataaaaaaaattcaagaaatttcaaaactttcgatcAAATTGAAACCTCCGAAATAGAAAAACACCAAACtttcatactttttaaatttcaaaaatttgaaagttttcaaaACCTGATTTTTAAACCTTTGAaactttgaaaaattaaaattttcgaaacttacattttttaaacattcgaaagttttaaaagattcaaaaaatttgaaaatttcaatttttttaattattgatatgataatttaattttatagtgCCTAGAACCAGATACGTGAATAGAGAAATTATTTGTACTATCGTCAGCAACATAGGTGATAGAGTTCTATCAACCGCATCATATCGACAAATGAATGAGCTTAACCATCCacctcatcatcatcatcgtaGACGTAGTTTTATGTCTCGTGACCTTGACGAGGATGCTCATAAGTCTGAACAGAATATTCAGGAGACTGGATAGATGAACTACGAGGAATGCGAGGAGCGGAACTTGGGAGAGCAGATTCAACAGCTCATATTTCCTAGAGGACCGGTATTGACACAATCATGTGGCTCAAAGGACATCGGAAGGAgaagtatattttaattaattaattttttaattaagaaaaattatatattatatttattgtaatgAAATTTagtacatttttattattatgatttttaattactCATAGGACTGTGGTTCGTTGAAGATGATCACACATGGCTTGAAACTGAAGAAGTTTGTTGAAGTACATGTACCAGATATTGTACAACATTAGATTCAACAATCCAAATTGATTCATCTATCTTCAGCTTATTTGATGATGACCGACGTTGATCTCCTATATAAACATTGATCTCATATGTCTTTATTGAAAGGTGACATAGAGAGACCAGTTTGGTTCATATGTCATTTGGAGAGATGACAATCACACTGGACGATGTCACGACTCTTCTTGACGTTTCTCCATATGTTAAGTTCTTTGATGCACCAATAAATATGAAAACTAATAATGTAGTGATTGTTGCACATGAGCTGTTGAGAACAACCTTGGAGAAAACAGCTGCtaagataaattttaataaatatgcaCAATATAGACTGCAATGGTTGCatgatttatataaatttttcattcAAACTAACATTTTTGAGTGTGCTGCTAGAACTTACCGCTTACACTTGGTTGGCAGCAGTATTTTCGCCGACAAGACTCACACTTGTGTGCaggttaaatatattattttgttcatTGATTTAGAGCGTTATAAGGACTATGCATGGGGTACCACTGCATTGGTATGACAACCTGAGAGATGAAGTTGTTCACGACACTACGCAGTTGAGAGGGTATAGAACCCTATTACAGGTATATGACTCATATTTAGTTGTGgtattaatttattaagttgcattttaatttactaattgtcttttatttttggtgCAGTGTTGGATTTACAAGCACTTTCCTAACATTTGTAAGCGGTGCGATAGTGAAATGGTTCATGTGCATATTCCAAGAGCCCGTTGCAAAACACGTTGTTGAAGGTGGGTTGCTAACGTATCAACGGAGACTTTGTGCTATTTTGCTTGTAGATGTATTGTTTACATCATACAAGATGACTGAGCTCATCATCCTTTTGAAGCAACATCGATGTTCTCCGACTACCTTCATTGGGTGTAGTTTCAGTCTCATATCTACCGGAGCGATGTCTTTGATAATTTGGTTGCATTTAGTGCAGTCAATGTGACGTTCCTCTAGTGCCAACCAATTTAGATTTAGAGTGGCAAAATACTATGAAAGCATGTATAATAACAATTCAGAGTCTATTGCCTCTAGTGACATTTCCTAGTGAGGTATCTGAGGACTCCCTGATAGTCCACCTGTTAGCCCACCTACTACTCCACATGTTGATTCACATGTTCCATTATTTTCTGCACAAGCTGGTCCATCTTCAGCACAAGATCATAGAGCATTTAGGCTTTTATAGAGGGCCATACAAATGGTAAATCTAGATGGTAAAGTTCATATGATATTAAGTGAGTTACTCTGCATGTTACCGAAAGACCATTAGTAGATTGTGTTATgtatgataaatatattttgtattatgaAACTCAATtctaatataaattttcaaacatCAATATTGAAATTCTATTATACAAGTAAATGATTAAAAGTTCAACTTTAACTCGATCTCAAAAAAGAGGCAACAAAGCTTCACACATACAACTTAAGATTCATTTGATGAAATACAATTGTTTGAAAACTtcacacatatatattaatctttatttaatgaaatacaagataaTTTGATGAATGTTGGATCTATGTGTTCTCAATGCTTGAGACGTTCTGCATAAGCTATTTCCCATGTCTTTGCACCATCACTATAAAATTCTCTCCATTTATGTGAGGTAGGTGGCAAAGAACAACCAAACTTCAATTTTATCTgaacaagaaaagaaaatattaaacattagtTTACTATTAAACAATGCTAGCAATCATTAATTATACATGTACCCAATGACTTTCATTGATAAATCCAATTGATATTAAAGAATTAAGAGAAACATCATTTGATGATGGTTTATTTAGCGGAAAGAATGTCATATTCAAATTATGACACAAGAACAACATTATATCATGTCGCCATCACATAACTCAACTCTGTTATAGTCATccacttttctttttcttgagaTATCAAACTAGAAATCTTCAATGAGTTATGCATTATTTCAACGTTGTCATGGAAAACATTAGAATAAAGATTCTGATGTAGATTGACCTCTTTGTCTAAATGTCTTCGAACTAAAAGTCAAAATTCTTCAATCCAACCTAATAATGCTATAACCGTGCGATAACCACAATTTTCATCAAGCACAATATTTACTATGTCAACGATACACCAATGAATAAAAGTAGGAAAATGTTTATTAGATGGTTGCTTTGTAGAATGCTAAGATGGTTGCTTTGGAGATCCGTGAGAGAcatcaacatactcccaatatgaaggATCCCAAGAAGCATCAAATTATTTCCTCTTTTTAGTAGCTCCCTTGGTTTTCACTTTATTAGGTGTTGGACGCATTGTTGTTGTTTATAGAAGTACAATTTCACGCACCTTTGTCCTGAAAATCCTTTGACCAACAATATCGTGTGTCTTCATATATGCTTTCATTGCCTTCCACTCTTCTAAAAAGTCATATTgtgataaagattcttcatgCTCCAATTCATGTTCCATActtaattttcttcaaaaaagaagaatgttatataAAGAGATGAGAGTACCAGATATCTACAAATTTGTCAACTCACAAGCACAAGGTAACTCATGAGTTGTTCTGATTGAGCAACCACATTTGGTTTTTTCAATACCTACAATCTTTACcctctttaattatttatcaaattgtTTTAAACATTTCCTGAATACAACTTTGATAAAATGATGAATTATACATGTGCTCAACATCGATAatggttttctgaaaagacGTTTTGATGCTACACATTTaattcttcaacatca
It includes:
- the LOC101502054 gene encoding cytochrome c oxidase subunit 5b-2, mitochondrial-like, translated to MLRRLISSQLLKTLTTSSSSSLRSPSPAVAVSLHSLRFSTQSDDSSAIKKKVEDVVPIATGHEREEIQAQLEGRDILEIDHPEGPFGTKDEPAVVKSYYGKRIVGCPGGEGEDEHDVVWFWLEKDKPHECPVCAQYFVLEVVGPGGSPYGHDDHHH